The Corticium candelabrum chromosome 17, ooCorCand1.1, whole genome shotgun sequence genome has a segment encoding these proteins:
- the LOC134193129 gene encoding Golgi-associated plant pathogenesis-related protein 1-like isoform X2, producing MGSCTSRLGNFERDALNAHNEYRRKHGAPFLSWSKRAQRSAQQWADHLASEKRLEHGNHSGMGQNLSYMYGQEMTGTAVTDMWSFYSSRLV from the exons ATGGGAAGTTGCACCAGCA GATTGGGCAATTTCGAACGCGATGCGCTGAATGCTCACAACGAATACCGACGAAAACACGGAGCTCCGTTTCTGTCTTGGTCGAAGAGGGCACAGAGAAGTGCCCAACAATGGGCCGACCACCTGGCAAGTGAGAAAAGACTGGAACACGGGAATCATAGTGGAATGGGACAGAATCTCAGCTACATGTATGGTCAAGAAATGACTGGAACGGCTGTCACTGACATGTG GTCATTTTACTCAAGTCGTTTGGTGTAA
- the LOC134193129 gene encoding Golgi-associated plant pathogenesis-related protein 1-like isoform X1: MGSCTSRLGNFERDALNAHNEYRRKHGAPFLSWSKRAQRSAQQWADHLASEKRLEHGNHSGMGQNLSYMYGQEMTGTAVTDMWYDEVQNYDFSKGQFSPNSGHFTQVVWCNTTEMGIAKATASDGSNYAVANYVPPGNVVGQFTRNVLPAAN, encoded by the exons ATGGGAAGTTGCACCAGCA GATTGGGCAATTTCGAACGCGATGCGCTGAATGCTCACAACGAATACCGACGAAAACACGGAGCTCCGTTTCTGTCTTGGTCGAAGAGGGCACAGAGAAGTGCCCAACAATGGGCCGACCACCTGGCAAGTGAGAAAAGACTGGAACACGGGAATCATAGTGGAATGGGACAGAATCTCAGCTACATGTATGGTCAAGAAATGACTGGAACGGCTGTCACTGACATGTGGTACGACGAAGTTCAAAACTATGACTTCAGTAAAGGTCAATTTTCGCCCAACTCAGGTCATTTTACTCAAGTCGTTTGGTGTAATACGACAGAAATGGGAATTGCCAAAGCTACTGCGTCTGATGGCAGCAATTACGCTGTGGCTAACTACGTTCCTCCAGGCAATGTAGTGGGACAGTTTACTAGGAATGTGCTTCCAGCTGCTAACTAG